The genomic segment AAGTCCCAGCATTGCATTGCAACAAAAAATCAAATACTTTCTCTGCTTTTTGGGCTAATTTTAAAGCCCTTGATGTAAGAACAATTTTCAGTTTCTTGGTTTATCGACAATCGAAAGGTTTATTTTCCCTTATATAGTtaaacagggatggcggccattttgaatttcaaaatacggTAAATGTtcggtaatttatttctctactaTCAAACTTTGCCTGGTGACCCCTGacctttattcttgatttggaaagagaatagCTGAAAatttgagcagaagtttaagtctttcactttcgaggcgcatactaccttaataatgGCGTTGTGTTAATCTTCCTTCAGGGAGTATGTCTCAACTTTGGAAAGACCGTTCGAGGTGTATTACAACGCCCTCAACCAGACGATCGAAGTTCTTGACACCAAGGAGAAGATTCAAGAGAAACTGAAGAACCTGAAAGCTGATATGAACACCCTTTGCCTAGCTCTTACAAAACTGAAGCTGACGTAAAAGAGTGACGTCAaacttcaaagttcaaaggtcacttATGACGTCATGGGACGTGTACAGATGTAAACAGTGATATTTCGCATTATTCGAAAATCTTATTTCgacaaataatattttgtttaaagcTTGTCAAGTTGGTGTAATATTTAGTACACTGACGGTGCAATAAGTTACGAAACAgtcataaaattagaaaataatGCATGCATCTTCGCAATACTAAGCaatgacaaaagtgacgtcaatTACCGAGAACACTTCTTCAGATATGGCCAATATAATAATTAAAGACAAAAGTGaaagtattattatttatttaattaattttgagtACGCCCTGACTATTCCGGGCCACTATTAATCACTCAAAAATGTACCGGAGAAGTCAGAGACTGGAGGCGAAAATGATGATCCTCGCTGAACTAGAAACGCCCTTTCGCCTGACATTAAGTTCGACTAACTGTAGGACAATGAGAGCGTGCTTACGTCATGAATAATTTGCATTGCATAAACCATATTTCGAATTTATAATTACTTGCTTGATCTTTAGATTTCTAGATGAAAACGTTAATTGCTGTTGATCTGTAGCATGAAGCATGTTCAAGGCTGCAAGAAAGATAGAGATTAAAAGGTTAGAGTAATCCAGTCAGGCAAAAAACCTAAATTTATGAAACGAAATTTAATCAATGGCGATTAGTTCATCACacgtgaaaagaaaaaaacaaacaaacaaacggcGAAAACGGCAACcaatgaaagaaaatctttcGACCAACATTTTATACTTTTGTCGATGTATGTTTATATGTGCGTATTTATGTCTCATGATTTAAAGTTGTTTGGAAAAAGATTCCGTCGTTGAGCTAGCTCAAGGTATTGGCTTGcttgaaaattaacaaaactaTTTGTTAAAGTATTATTCGAACAGGATACGCCGAAGCTTAGTCGAAAATGGAAATCTGCGCATTGATATGAAAAAAGTGTTAGAATCATGTTCCGGCTTTGAATAAATATGTAAAGCCAAAGCGAGCATAGTTTAGGTATTGAAGTTTGAAAGTCAGAGTGTATTTTTAAGAAGTGTCATGGGTtgtaaattgaaattgaaaagagtaaatatcatttaatattcgtataatttatgtatttatcGTCAAATATGTACAGATGAGTACAATCAGGGAGTTGCtcattgaaaaaagaaatttcagtttggtAAATGTTTATTTAAGTATCTTCTCAcaaagtatttatttatttgacgaTGGCCTCCTTTTCATGGAGGTCATAATAACAGGTGTCAGTTATTTGGCAATTGCTTCATCAATAAACACGCATGCGCACTTATTGCGGCCATCACAAGGTCACATGGGGGCTTGAACAGGTTACTCAGTGATTTACGTGTCTGTCAAAAGGTCTTATTCAGCAAAACAAATTTGGGTTCAtcgtgatgaaatattttctaCAATGTAGACAcagttttgccaaatttcatcTGCTTGGAAGGATCCAGCGAATATGTATCTCATGCTGGACTGTCTTGCTTCACAATGATACTTACATGATGGCGCTGTTCGAAAAAGTCTGACAGACCAGAACATACCGATGCTGTCAAGTTCAATGAACAGCATGATTTTGTCATCTTTCAGTAGTTTAAACAGGAATCAGCTCTTAGGCCTCATTCAAAACACGTGCTTTCAAAGAGATACACTGTCAAATGCGCGCATGCATGTAGCAACCATATCACTCAAGCTGCAAACCACGAAAAAAGATATAGGCAATAAATGTTATCAATCCAATTTAACAAAGTCGTTTCGTTCCACTTGATAGAAGGTAAAtaagcaatatttttgtttaaaaatcgcAATTTGTCTGTATGGTATGGTTTATTTATGCAATAAACAAATGCTGCTtgacaaaatgtattttcagcTTTCTAACTTCTGTTCCTTCAGTACAGAGAGAAGAGTATGTTGTTTGTTGGAAAGGTCACGgtggttttgatttttttggattAGTTGGCCATAAGATGATGTGTACTTGTAACGAATGCATCGGAATCATCCAGTCAAAGACCCAATatctgtatcttttagcattatttttgtgattttacttccaaacttaAACAAGTTCGTcagaatgtactcattgaggggtgtttatacaagtataataaaatgtccactgggactacatgtgcaattttgagcaagatgaatgataaacgtttgcccaaacattaaatggcgccctcatgcaaataaagcaaaaacactgtacgcCGTgcatatgcattggaatcttcacagaaacaacagagtaggcCAATATAAAGCATAGAACTGAATGTTTTCCAgtgggacatcatatgctttgtttccTTTggaatattaccagtttttaaacatagcaggaaatcaaaataacggttaaaatttaaatttacttgtccaatttttaaGTAGTAAAAGACTAAGcttatatcctttaaatttgtagaatatATAGgaaaccagagaaaataaaaagcttttttcaggtcaacaaatttcaagagttacagctatagGGGCTTTAACACCggaatggcggccatgttgaatttcaatcttcggtaaatattggataatttgtttctgtagtaccaaatcTTGCAccatgacccctgatttgtataCTTGTTTTCGAAAAGGAAGTGTTTAAAATTTCCCAGAAGATAAGTTTAAAAGCGCGTACAACATTAGATGACGGTCCAGTTATTGAGAAAAATTGGTGCACGTGCCTACACTCACGCAGATCTCCAAAGCCCACACTTGCACAGAACGCACTCGCGCAAACAACACGACAGTATTTTAGATCGACGGTAAGTCTGTCTGCTTAGCCGTCTGTCTTTCAGTCCCATTGCTAAAACATACCCACCACTCCCCTCACTCACCCACGGGAGTGCCACATGCCCAAGCGGTGACTTGGCAACGCTGCCATAGGCAGTGCCCTTGAAAAGTTCGACGAGCGTCTTGTGCAACAAGTTGTAATTTATGCGTTTTCCGGACGTAGCCCTTagggtagaacgcgcctcggggacatatattcggactctcaaacttttacaattctctttaTATTTATCACTTGTGGGTTTCgatttaaagctctcggtgtaagaaaacttagtttttcgaaaatcgaaatttttgggggtttgtttcattttcattttaaagctctcggtgtaagAAAATCTTTTGTCCTTTCTCAGAAGTTCCACAGTCGGAATGTGAAGAAGGATGGCATTTTCATTTTAAGATTTCAAATATCCTCACATCTAAAGGGTACGCTGTGCATTGTTCTATTCAGTAGGCCTACACCGTATATCAATCGTaatattcattgaaaatatgaagAGATACAGATGACATGTTGAAATCCAACACCTCTGAGGACCGCGTAGATACTAAAGTGTAAAATCTAAAATACAATACTGAATTGCAAATTTTCTTCTTTATGGAAAGTTTAAGAGAGCTTCAACGGATACCGCGCAGATTGAGAAGGTTTGTCCATTCTCAAACGCCGACACGACCTCTGTATTATTAATGCTGTACTGCGCCCTCTTTCGGTCATGATCTTCGTCTATTAATTTAGAgcacaaaacacatttttggaaataatttgaGAAGAATCtatcagtctgaatatctcAGTTTTTAGAAAATGAATTTCGCATTATTTGCATTGAATTTTTTATccgattttgacaaatttttgacTGTGATGCAAGTTATCGTGTCGTCTGCTGCTTCTTTTACTTCAAGTTTACGCCGCTTTGAattctcctcctcctcctcctcctcctcctcctcatcctcctcctcctcctcatcatcatcatcatcatcatcatcatcatcatcatcatcatcatcatcatcatcaccactaccaccaccaccaccatcaccaccaccaccatcatcatcatcatcatcatcatcatcatcatcatcatcatcatcatcatcatcatcatcatcatcatcatcatcatcatcatcatcatcatcatcatcatcatcatcatcatcatctttcaTGAGGTTAATAATCAATGAGTGTTGCTAATGGCGATTAAACACTGTTGCGCGTCATGACGGCAAAGTGACAAAAAGGACCTTCACCGTCACTAactaaaaatgaccaaaaaatggtTGAGAAATAAGCAAAGCTGAACAATATtagcaacaaaaacaaaaaattgacaaaatatacGAAACGtcatgacaaaagtaaataaaactGAGGTCGTTCGAGTGCACGGTTATATCCTCTGAGTTCAATAAATGCTTTCAAAACCATGAGAATGACAACTTAAAGCGTGTAAAGAGAGTGTCATTTTCCTAAAGGTAACTGATACGCTGAATAAATTGAATCTTCAAGTGTGTTTGTTTGCAAAATGAGGAGATTATTATCTATGTAGAACGCAAGTACCTGCtcctaaaaatatattttaacagCTCTCCGATTGTAGTTACTCATTGTTAAGTTATGGCAGTGTAATCAAAGACGTGTCATATTTCCATCAATCATTGCGCCGACTATGACATCACTCTTGAgggaaaacaaaatcaaatttggtgaCACGGAGTTTACGACCGGAGAGCAAGAATTGTGTTTCTCTGACATCCCCGTTGGAAGTATATTGTCTGTGCCCTTGACAGGTTCGACGTCGAAGTTGAGCCCGCGGGACGGCATCTCCACGTCAGACGCGGGATCTTGATTGCACTGACGCCTGTGGTCGCCGGAAACGGCGACGCTCGTTTCTCGTTTAATCTATCGACAAGAACGAGTCTTCGTTCCTCCGCGTGAAGTAAATAACACTTTCTTTGCAAGTTTGCGTCCTAGGTCATATCGCAAGTATCTCCTTCGCCACATTTCCTGAAACCCTTCTTACTAAGCCTAATGAGAGACATGCAATAGTCAATAATGCATATTTTTCACATGAGAATAAAGTGTACGAAGACGGAACTCATGAAACATATTTCTATCTTCTGCACGCCATCGCTGATTCGAATGTCATGCTTTCCATAGCCACTGATAACACATCCGGGACCTTTCGGACAAAATTTTTGGTCGTCCGTGCGCCAAACGTGAAGACTTTAACGAGCAGCATTGTTTTGCAACGCCCGCTTGAATGTGTCTGTGACGCGTAAAATGTGGCAAATAAAATTAATATCTGAAAGAGGCTGAGTAATAACACTGCAATTCTGAACGACATTGTTCTGCATGAAGTTCGGATCCATTCGGGGGAGGCACATGGACTCACGTTAAGTCTACAAAAGATGTCTTAATTGTCCAACTCCTCTCGCTACCAGGACCCTGGCGAACCCTGCATGGTCATGTTATCTCCAGCAATCTATTGTCTATTCGGTGTTCTTCTTTACACATCACTGTCAGACGAACTTGAGTTCAACTCATGATTATGACAAGTTGTTGCCAAGTCAGTGCACTTAATTGTTAAACTCGACAGATTTTCTGAACAGGTTATGAAGCCACACCTAGACTGTTTGTCGCTTTGTTGCATGGAGAATTATAACAGAAAATTGTACCGATTTCTTCGAATTCAGAGCAAAATCTGTAGCCACGTTGACAAATGCGAAATTGAAAACTTCGGTGTAATTTGATGTTAATGATCCGTTGAGCTGCCAACGGTCGAATTGACAATGCGTGACGAAAACTTCCAAAGGATTCGTTGCGTTCACAGACATACAGAGCATCTCGGCAGAGGGCGTTATCGCTGTGTATTGATTAGCTTGCTCGGTGCTTACTGAGTCATTTCACGaaccaaaacaaacaagaacACATTTTCTCCTGATAACGAAAGAAGCAACAGAACTTCAGGAAGAAAATAACGTAACTCAAATTTAACTAAATTGAAGAATGTTAGCGTTTCTCGTGTATATAaagcatttctttcaaatttagaACTTTGAGATGGTCTCTTTATGTGCGTTGTATAAATATCTGCGCTCACTGCCTTCCTTCGTGTACAAGTCTCATGTTATCTTGATATAAGTATGTATCAGTAACACTCTTTCACATATTCAATAGTAGTCACGTGATTCTCATATTGAAATCACAGATCACAAAAACGAGCCCTTGAAACTCTGTGAAATGCTTGACTCTTTATTAAAAATTATTGTGTGTTTCTTTATTTACAGTCACCGGTAACAAGCAGAACGATGCCATGGAACCCTAATTGCTTACTTCTGTTAATTTTACCAAGGTGAAACTCAGCTTGCttacttcaaatacaaaacaaCCGATTTCAggtcaagtctttcacttttcagCAAAACTGGAAACAAATGCGGAGAATCCGTGCCGGTTCCTTTTCATTTATTTCCCCGAAACAgctaaaatttgcagattttgaGGCTGCGATATTCCTCTGGTATACACACCATAGCACTACATACGGTGGTCTGTGAAGTTGTGTATCAGAAAAAGTGTGCAAAAATGCCGGCGAAAAACTAATAAATCTAACCGAGTGTTAAAGTTGTTTTACTACTCATGCTTAACCAGTGCTGTCAAACTCTCGGAGAGCTGGCGTCATGTAAGAAGCTAAAGATGGTTTTAGtgtttattaataaaatatggcAAAGTCAAGTGAGTTCGTGAAATCATTAAAATGGTGAAAGTAGTTCCATGTTGGTAACTCTTCGGTTGTAAAAGATGACCTTTATGTCAAGATTGTAGGTGGTATACTTTGAGTCTTCTTCGCTTTCAACGGATCGTGGTTGTCTAACATTCTCCAATAAACTCGCCAGCTTTCCAATCGTCTTTGCAAGTCTTCTGCTGACGAGCTGATTAAACAAACGATGAGGTGTACAATTAAAAGAGAGAAAATTATCTCGTGCCATTCCGCTGCCAGCTTACATTACCCGAAATACACGAAGGATGCGCCAAACATTCGTCCATTCTTTTGTCCGCCACTGAACATATAGTTAAATGCATAGATAAATGTTCATGAATCCAATATGACTActtacctacccacctacctacttacagacacatacatacatacatacatacatacatacatacatacatacatacatacatacatacatacatacatacatacatacatacatacatacatacatacatacatacatacatacatacatatacgtaTAAGATATACAATACTGATGATACCCCCTTCTTGAATGTATTTTGTAGAGAGAATACATGCTTAGAGCTGCTATGTATATCGATTTCATGATCAGAATTGAAAAGCAGTGCCTATCAGGACGCCTAGGCTATTGATGACGTCATATGTTACAACAGGTGCTTTTCGATTTGCTATTTTTACCGGAAGAAAACGATAATACATTTCTGACTATGACAGTGAATGCCAAAGGCCAACTTTGATGAGGTCTTACACATTTTCCATTCGAAAGCTTGCAGGCGAACGTTTggtggagaaaataaaattatgccCCTAAGTGTCACATACCTTCAGCTGTTTTCTTTAATAACGATATTACATTCTGGTAATCCGCGATCAAATTCCGACATTCTTGAACTTTTGTAAAGAAAGGCTCCTGGAAATAAAACAAGAATGAAAATGGTAGTGACGTAGGGTCGTCTGCgcgatatgcaaatttcaatatggcagcTTAGGCGACTTGCCACTTGCATTTTGGCACAATGTACTCGAATAGTTCACATTATGGCATTCAGTTGGAGAAAAACTCTGTCAAACAATTTGAATGCCTACTGCTCTTATTGGagctatttttttctttttgcgcTATACAGAATGTTCCGACTCCCATTACATCGACTGAGTGCAATAATCGTCCATCGGAAATCAATGACAAGAATGTTTGCTTACTTGTAAGGCACTTGAAAGACCATCAATATCTTCGTCAACTGCATTGCGCTTGCGCCCTGAGCTTGAATTCATGCCGGGGATTGTCCATTTATATCTTTTGTACTGTTCTGGTTTTTGGTCGCTGCTCAATTTGAGGTTTTCAACAAACTTCTGAAATaaatgaagaagaaaaaaaccaAAAGTTAAACCTGATGTCACAAAAAGTCGTACCGCATATTATTGCACCCCAGACTGTTGGTTAGAATCAGCGTCCTAGTGATGAAGACAGATTCTGAACAATATCGTTTGAATtggtattttgaatttgaagcaGGAGTTCATGGAACAATGATTTTTTTATGGACAGACGAATAACATTATCAGACTCTCGAAAGAAAAACTAGCAGGTCCACGTGTTGACACATGTAATGGGTACGCCTACAATACATTAAAACTGTCGCTTATAGGCGTATTAGCTGTAaattttaaagctccataagctgcatcttttggctattttttcagaacttttgttttgtggtttccctacactttctgcaatgaatccctaaactgtaatttaatgccaagtattttgcatatcaacacaacctatatgagtataatctccattgttattgttgaaaattttgttcaagtccggactagaattcatttgtaaacaataaacaatgatcactacacacatacaagctgtgttgacaaaaagaatactcgaaatttcagcatgacaaacggattaggggcACACATGTTAGTTGATATACaaaagcagaatactgaaaaaacttgccacaagttacagcttatgtccccgTAACTTATTCTCCATTAATTGTTGTTCTGCACGTAACGGAGAGTGTTTTCTTCTAGTCGTAAAATCTTGTATTCAATTCGTCAAATTTTTTTCGCGCGCACTGTAGCCAATGTTATTTGGCTCTTGAATTTCACAACAGAAACGTGAAAATCTCTAGTCAACAAGAGCATCATAAAGTGGACCGACTCGCATCGTAAATCGAAAGTTCAAAGAGAATATATTTCAGCGAAGCCTGTGTTTGGTGAATGTGACGTGTTGTTTCTAATTTATGGCAAAATTTTATGATATACAGTGGTATTCTCAAATGTAATGTAAAATCTCAACGTGCATGAACATTAGGTTTAAAGAACACTAAATATCAATTGAGTGCAATACctgatatacatacatacttatttCGAAGAAAAGGATGGTTATTCGctgagagagagcgagagacagagagagacagagacagagacagagagacagagacagacagacagacagagacagaaggggagagacagacagagacagacagagacagacagagacatagACAGACAAGCACAAGACAGTCTAAGGGAGACACAGAGAGAAAAGAAACTCATTGTCAGGTAGCATATAGGTCTTTGTAGACGAGATATACACGAGGAATGTAGAGACAGAATAATAACACTGACTTTGCAAAATGGGTTAAAAGTTCTTTATAGATTAAAATTTAACAGGAAAGTATATACGCAATTACCACAATATTCATTCAACCACGATGGAGCTCAAGGTGGTATGCGCTTTGGTGACATTGAAAAGGTTTAAACTTTTGCGCAAGTTTAAGCAGGGAAAGTCTGaatcattccctttcgaaatcaaagATACAATTCGGGGTCGTCGTACAAAATATGgtactggaaaaaaattcccaacattcaccgatatttgaaattcaaaatggccgccatccctgtgttaactgatagagaaaaattttagcaaaatttgcGGATGAAAACtacttactccatgagctttagAATTAAGTCCACACAAttaagtggtagaccaaaatgttttgcaaaaatttaagagtccaaatataAGTCTTCTTGgcgaattctaccttaatatacaGATGACAATAATAAGTTGTATCCAAAATTTATCCAACATAAAACTTCGGACGCGAGGGCTGATTTAGGGTATCCTTGACCTTAATTTTAGTCATGTTAATTTCTCTATGGAATTGAGtgtaaaatactttattttggaagtcattttctttcaaatttacagaCTAAAGGGTCGAgattacgaaaaaaaattccttgcTGAGAAACAAAAAGTACATCATAAAACGAGACTAAATTGATTTCGTTCCCAGAGGATGGCAGAGAAATACATCCCTTGTAAAATATGATTAATCACAATTACTCAGTACAGCtttgaaatcaaacaaacaacagaGTGATCATGATATTTGGTTTCGTGATGGGCAAACAACGCTGTCTCATCCCTGTTGTGCCTTTCGTTGTCCTTTTAGGATCAATCAATCTTCTGACAGAGCCAAGGTCGCGATTCATGTTCATTGTAATCACCAGACCTGATAATTGTTTCGAAAGTGTTGAAAATGTAGACATGTCCTTAGGGATGTGCATGTGTCGTAGACACCATTTTGTAGCAGTCTTGTGTTTCGTCTGTCTTACAGGGAGAGTGTTATCATCGTTGAAAACATCACACCTTTTTTCTCGCACAGATCTATGTTAGCCACCTTCACGAAGAAAGGTGCCTTTGTGTTCAATTCCAAAACATTCATCTATCGTACGTCGTTCTCAATTCTTAATATTCATATGGCGGAGATAGCTGAACTGTATAATCCATTTCCCCATGTTTTCAATGGGTCTCATTACTTTGGAAGTTTGTCTTAACACTTTCATCACGTAATTATTTTGTGAACGCAACGTAAAGAGACATCACCAAGTTAATGTACAATGCGAGTCGAGGACAGGAATTCGGATTCccaaatatttgcaaaacattttcggtctaccacttgtgctGGGGCTCATTTTCAAGTTCAAGGAGTAAATAAAGTGTTCATCGGCTTATTTCggtgaaatacaaaattttatttgattCCAAAGAGTTATAACAGGGATGGAAGGAAATTACGTTCAACTTTAGAAAAAGTTTAATATCATTCAATTTCGAATCGCACTCTATCTTAGGAGCCATTATACGGTTTGGAAAGGTTCTGTGATGTGAAACACGTAGTTGCTAGTCCAAAAACCAACTGCACTTCTTTCCAAAAATCCTCGGTTCAACGTTTTATGCTATTGTACTTCCCATTTGTGATTGTTTCCTTCATCTTTGGGTTTTATTTCATTGTGCTTTAAGTTGTCGACTTTGTACTTTAAATTTTTGACGACAATTCTACAGTTTTCCGTCTGCCCTCCATTGATGTGCAGAACTTTGGCGCCAAAACGCCATACGTAAGTGTTTTCTTTTCGATAGCATTACTATTCCCCTGGGcaagttttcaacttttcagGGACGAGGGTTCAGTACAAGCAACTTGCTTCGGCGTTGATGTATGCTTACTGATCTCAGAATTAAAAAGTCAGAATTTCACAACGAGGAAAATTATATTAAAAGTAGTTGCAAAATCTTCTGCGCGCTAATTCTATAGTTTGTCGTCTGCTCTCCATCATGTGCAGGACTATGGCGCCAAAACGCCATACGTTACAGTGTTTTGCTTTCGATACCATTCCTATTTCCCTGggcaagttttcaatttttgtatacTTACTGAAGTCAGCattaaaaagtcaaaatttcatcaacatGGAGAATTACATGAATAGTAATTGCAAAATCTTCTGATGTGCGTGTCACGCTTGTGGAAAGAAACTGTGAGATACGTAATGGACGAAATGTTATTACCAGTAAAATGTAAGAATAATGAATACCGACTACTGTTCCTGTCGAGGCAAATGAGTTTGGTTAAACGTATAcattcacctgtaatctaaatacgtgcatatatggtcaaaggggggTTC from the Ptychodera flava strain L36383 chromosome 2, AS_Pfla_20210202, whole genome shotgun sequence genome contains:
- the LOC139147779 gene encoding uncharacterized protein — protein: MRLNLAVSRAFLVLALMVWHDVITNAEDSDNAVKRTQLFKKFVENLKLSSDQKPEQYKRYKWTIPGMNSSSGRKRNAVDEDIDGLSSALQEPFFTKVQECRNLIADYQNVISLLKKTAEARQQKTCKDDWKAGEFIGEC